The following proteins are co-located in the Lacticaseibacillus paracasei subsp. paracasei genome:
- a CDS encoding ABC transporter ATP-binding protein → MKKYGLFNNLRWYLTYLRKDEPSLAWTATGLAIDKAAAALLGVFTPALLVGAIVQHATLGEFAWLAGLTGLGLAITSEVDYLLMTHDNVKSTKLRTVIEMEFHQKQWDLDYDQISSGKVQGLAHTAFSKGLSWTYAGAEAIYIYGRGTLIDIATLFVFLATLSTVMPWVFVLVLLSAAISYAGLSWYRKWYQTNNVNWNKLSRQQAYISRNAYALENGKDIRMFGMAGWYHTHLDRLLSLQDAWQRRNSLRHFLGAQVGELAGLCRDALVYGSLVIAVTQGSLSIAQFTLMFGMTSGFITLLDQLLKDFSGLQTASIDLQELREFMTLKPRTPARPLTTSEQTQLAQRPVTIHFDHVTFRYPEAKTASLKDVSFTLEAGQKLAIVGVNGVGKSTLARLMMGLLHPTSGTILINGLNADLLPLATRFSLFAPVFQETIVLALSLADNVALTNPPQLQRVESALKDAGLADFVATLPQKAHKPMTRYTRDDGIELSGGQSQKLMLARALYKDAPVLVLDEPTAALDAIAENEVYQEYAQLASGKTSLFISHRLASTRFCDAILFMDHGQVLESGTHDQLIANNGRYAQMYHIQSKYYQPEAKEVPANDNL, encoded by the coding sequence ATGAAAAAATACGGGTTGTTCAACAACTTAAGGTGGTACTTAACTTACTTGCGAAAAGATGAACCGTCACTTGCTTGGACCGCAACCGGTCTCGCCATTGATAAAGCGGCCGCAGCCTTGCTGGGAGTTTTCACTCCAGCATTGTTGGTCGGTGCCATCGTGCAGCATGCGACATTGGGGGAATTTGCTTGGTTAGCTGGTTTAACCGGCTTGGGATTAGCCATTACCAGTGAAGTTGATTATCTTTTAATGACCCACGATAACGTTAAAAGCACCAAATTACGTACCGTCATTGAGATGGAATTTCATCAGAAACAATGGGATCTGGATTATGACCAAATCAGCAGCGGCAAAGTTCAAGGGTTGGCGCACACCGCTTTCAGTAAAGGGTTGAGTTGGACATATGCTGGGGCAGAGGCAATCTATATTTATGGTCGTGGCACTTTGATTGATATCGCGACCTTGTTCGTTTTCCTGGCAACGTTATCGACAGTCATGCCATGGGTCTTTGTATTAGTTCTACTCAGTGCCGCTATCAGTTATGCCGGGCTGAGCTGGTACCGCAAGTGGTATCAAACAAACAACGTCAATTGGAATAAGCTCAGCCGCCAGCAAGCTTATATCTCCCGCAATGCCTATGCGCTTGAAAACGGTAAGGATATTCGGATGTTTGGGATGGCCGGTTGGTATCACACCCATCTTGATCGACTCCTTTCACTTCAAGATGCTTGGCAACGCCGCAACTCATTGCGGCATTTCTTAGGGGCACAGGTTGGTGAACTTGCCGGATTATGTCGCGATGCCTTGGTCTACGGGAGTTTAGTTATTGCCGTCACCCAAGGCAGCCTATCCATTGCTCAATTTACTTTGATGTTTGGCATGACAAGTGGCTTCATCACCTTACTTGACCAATTACTGAAAGATTTCAGTGGTTTGCAAACTGCTAGTATCGATCTACAAGAACTTCGCGAATTCATGACGCTTAAGCCGCGAACACCGGCTCGCCCGCTCACCACTTCCGAACAAACACAACTAGCGCAGCGACCGGTCACCATTCATTTTGACCATGTAACCTTCCGCTATCCCGAAGCTAAAACCGCGAGTCTCAAGGATGTCAGCTTTACGTTAGAAGCCGGCCAAAAGCTTGCCATCGTCGGCGTCAATGGCGTAGGTAAATCAACTCTCGCTCGTTTGATGATGGGCTTGTTACACCCAACAAGCGGCACCATTCTGATCAACGGCTTAAACGCCGATCTATTACCACTAGCAACTCGTTTTTCATTGTTCGCCCCCGTCTTTCAGGAAACCATCGTTCTAGCATTGAGCCTCGCTGACAACGTGGCATTGACGAACCCGCCGCAACTTCAACGAGTCGAGTCAGCATTAAAAGACGCGGGTCTAGCTGATTTTGTTGCGACGTTGCCACAAAAAGCTCATAAACCTATGACCCGATACACTCGCGATGATGGCATCGAACTTTCAGGCGGTCAGTCCCAGAAACTTATGTTAGCACGCGCACTGTATAAAGATGCTCCTGTCTTGGTGTTAGACGAACCAACAGCGGCTTTAGATGCCATCGCCGAAAACGAGGTTTACCAAGAGTATGCTCAATTAGCCTCGGGGAAAACTTCTCTGTTCATCTCGCATCGACTCGCCTCAACACGTTTCTGTGACGCCATTCTCTTCATGGATCACGGTCAAGTGCTTGAATCAGGGACGCATGACCAATTGATCGCAAACAATGGTCGTTATGCGCAAATGTATCATATTCAAAGTAAATACTATCAACCTGAAGCAAAGGAGGTTCCAGCCAATGACAACCTTTAA
- a CDS encoding ABC transporter ATP-binding protein produces MTTFKDAEKKKPASNTVVRALRVVRVIYELDSAALPVEFMRALTTVGIPYLNIAFLGLVLNQLQQRASLQQVMLLIGIFLAVRFLLQLCGGWFNKRAEDHETAVKRRLDRAVTEKLLTVSYSTLQDPDMRKAYAGAQAGQSFSGGLSTLMKEGLQDFFSLIIAVGFGIATLVSLMKPMAASSAWLNDDRYPLMILALLILPIVVGSWSIKHSNRIQQGVIQKIIPSNRRFTYFFNFTENMDNHQVVRLYRASDLIMHRETNSTMASLQQIWDGDWQMAKYGHWPNLAIAVAVIGLYILVGAKALLGSLAIGSVMIAVGYFQQLMTAAYQFLQQVGMYVNMVDYLQFYVDFLALPDHEKSGSLPVEKRNDNEFAIQFHDVSFKYPGSDEWALRHVNLTLNIGERLALVGRNGSGKTTLIKLLVRLFKPTEGTITLNDIDIQKYDEDEYRSLLGVVFQDFRLFAYSIAENVAATTQPDRDRVWQALTVADVADRVKRMPETIDTPITTALSDDGVDVSGGEAQKIAIARAWHKNAPIMILDEPTAALDPISEYEIYQRFDELIEGKTAIYVSHRMSSTRFSQRIVVLDHGQLVQDGTHASLMAKSGIYRDLFNAQAQYYTEDRIKAARKKVATSVAPVAN; encoded by the coding sequence ATGACAACCTTTAAAGACGCCGAAAAAAAGAAGCCAGCAAGTAATACGGTAGTCCGAGCTTTACGTGTGGTTCGGGTCATTTATGAACTCGACTCAGCCGCTCTGCCAGTTGAATTTATGCGAGCCCTCACAACCGTGGGAATCCCTTATCTCAACATTGCCTTTCTTGGGCTCGTGTTGAATCAGCTACAGCAACGGGCATCATTACAACAAGTCATGCTATTAATCGGTATCTTTTTGGCCGTTCGTTTTTTGCTACAATTGTGCGGCGGCTGGTTTAACAAGCGCGCCGAGGATCATGAAACTGCAGTTAAACGGCGACTCGATCGCGCTGTGACCGAAAAGCTATTAACTGTTAGCTACAGCACGCTCCAAGATCCAGACATGCGCAAGGCATATGCTGGAGCTCAGGCTGGGCAATCCTTCAGTGGTGGCTTATCGACACTTATGAAAGAAGGGTTACAGGACTTCTTTTCGCTTATAATCGCTGTTGGTTTTGGGATTGCGACACTTGTTAGCCTCATGAAACCAATGGCAGCCTCCAGTGCGTGGCTCAATGATGATCGTTATCCCTTGATGATTTTGGCTTTGTTGATCTTACCAATTGTCGTTGGCAGTTGGAGCATTAAACACAGTAATCGCATTCAACAAGGGGTTATTCAAAAAATCATTCCAAGTAATCGAAGGTTCACCTATTTTTTCAATTTCACTGAAAATATGGACAATCATCAGGTTGTCCGCCTTTACCGTGCAAGTGACCTCATTATGCATCGAGAAACAAACAGCACCATGGCATCACTTCAACAAATTTGGGATGGCGACTGGCAAATGGCCAAATACGGTCACTGGCCAAATCTCGCTATCGCCGTTGCAGTCATCGGTCTCTATATCTTAGTCGGTGCCAAAGCCCTCCTCGGTAGCCTTGCAATCGGCAGCGTCATGATCGCGGTTGGGTATTTTCAACAACTTATGACCGCGGCCTACCAATTTCTTCAGCAAGTTGGCATGTATGTGAATATGGTTGACTACCTCCAATTCTATGTCGATTTTCTGGCCCTGCCTGATCACGAAAAGTCCGGCTCGCTGCCTGTCGAGAAGCGCAACGACAACGAATTTGCCATCCAGTTTCATGATGTGAGCTTTAAATACCCAGGCAGCGATGAGTGGGCGCTGCGGCACGTCAATCTCACGCTGAATATTGGCGAACGCCTTGCCTTGGTCGGCCGAAACGGCAGTGGTAAAACGACCCTCATCAAACTGCTTGTGCGCCTGTTCAAACCAACTGAAGGCACGATCACCCTTAACGATATCGACATTCAAAAATACGATGAAGACGAATATCGCAGCCTACTGGGGGTTGTTTTTCAGGATTTTCGGCTTTTTGCTTATAGCATCGCGGAAAATGTCGCGGCAACGACCCAGCCTGACCGTGACCGCGTTTGGCAAGCACTAACTGTCGCGGATGTGGCCGATCGGGTTAAGCGAATGCCTGAGACAATCGATACCCCAATTACAACTGCGTTAAGTGACGATGGTGTGGATGTCTCTGGCGGCGAAGCCCAAAAAATCGCCATCGCCCGCGCGTGGCACAAAAACGCGCCGATCATGATTCTGGATGAACCGACCGCCGCTCTTGATCCCATCTCCGAGTATGAAATTTATCAACGGTTTGACGAGCTCATTGAAGGGAAAACTGCCATCTATGTGTCACATCGCATGAGCTCAACCCGTTTTTCCCAACGGATTGTGGTGCTTGACCATGGGCAACTCGTCCAAGATGGTACGCATGC